The genomic region TGAAAATCCCGGGGGCAATCGAGAATTTTCTTGGTTACATCATCCCAGTAAATATTCTTATTGATCGTGTCTACATACCAGCCTCCGGTAGAAGTCATTTCTGCAGTTTCGCGATAGTAGAAGAAATTTTCTTCGATCGTGTACTGGTCCCGCTTGGTCTGGTGTATATTTACAAATAGTAGTACCGCAGTTTCCCTGAAGGAGTTATCCTTGCTTTTTAGATTCTTGCATTCAAACCATCGATACTTTCCATTCCCAAGTTTCAACTTGATCTCAAATTTGAAAGTCTCATCATCAGCGATAAGTTTCTCAAAATGAATTCTGAAATCGTAGCGATAATCGGGATGTAGAATATGATTGATAAAAAATTCAAAACGATCTTCTTCGATCTTAGGATCACCTACAAGATTGCTGAAATGATCTGACCAGCTAATCTCCTTGGAAAAGAGATTGATCTTCCAATAGGCGATATCGAAATCCTGAAGTATGCTGTTTAACTGAAGGTCGCTAAGCATTAGGGTCTTTTGGCAATGTTAAATGTACATTTTTAAGCTAGTTGTAGCAAAAATTATTTTTTCCTGAAATCGTAGATTCTGTTGGGAGTAACGCAATAGTCCAGTGGAATGTCACTTGTATATACATCACTGATCTCATCTACTGGTCCATAGAAAGAAACACCAATTTTAATGATGTCTTTCTTGCAGCGGCTTAAAAAGCGATCGTAAAAACCCTTCCCATATCCAACTCGGTGTCCGCTTTTATCTAATGCCAGAAGAGGAATAAAGACAGCGTCCAGCTGTCGTGCAGCAATCTGGATGCCGTCTACCGGTTCAGGAATATTCCATTGATTCTTAACGATCCTGGTTTGATCTGTTAGTAAGTAATTGATCATTTCACCAGTTTCAAAATCAGATTTGGGAACAATGATCTCTTTGTCTTTTCCCTGTAATACATGTAGCAAATATTCTGTATTTACTTCCTTTTGTTCAGCAATACTTAGGAAAATATGAAAGTATCGTGCATCCCACACGCTTAGTT from Christiangramia sp. OXR-203 harbors:
- a CDS encoding 5-formyltetrahydrofolate cyclo-ligase gives rise to the protein MKKSEIRKKFKLLRSQLAQEDIESMSIDIANKCLELSVWDARYFHIFLSIAEQKEVNTEYLLHVLQGKDKEIIVPKSDFETGEMINYLLTDQTRIVKNQWNIPEPVDGIQIAARQLDAVFIPLLALDKSGHRVGYGKGFYDRFLSRCKKDIIKIGVSFYGPVDEISDVYTSDIPLDYCVTPNRIYDFRKK